The following coding sequences are from one Nitrospirota bacterium window:
- a CDS encoding tetratricopeptide repeat protein, translated as MKKEVYKKSGFTLALILVSATALLIYSNSFFSPFHFDDIGNIIKNSKIRSLANFHNFSGTRYIGELSFALNYHFGRLSVFGYHVVNIVIHIINGLLVWLLAGLTLRTPVMERFKMDSRTRWFIALAASLIFIAHPVQTQAVTYIVQRFA; from the coding sequence ATGAAAAAAGAGGTATATAAAAAGTCCGGCTTTACACTGGCCCTGATACTTGTGTCAGCAACTGCCCTCCTTATCTATTCCAACAGCTTTTTCTCTCCCTTCCACTTTGATGATATTGGCAATATCATAAAGAACAGCAAGATCAGAAGCCTTGCAAATTTCCATAATTTTTCGGGGACAAGATATATAGGAGAGCTCTCCTTTGCACTGAACTATCATTTTGGCCGTCTCAGCGTCTTCGGGTATCATGTAGTGAATATCGTCATACATATAATAAACGGCCTCCTGGTCTGGCTGCTTGCTGGTCTGACATTAAGGACACCTGTCATGGAGCGCTTCAAAATGGATTCGAGGACCAGGTGGTTTATAGCCCTTGCGGCCTCCCTGATATTTATTGCCCATCCTGTACAGACCCAGGCTGTTACCTACATTGTCCAGAGGTTTGCCT
- a CDS encoding tetratricopeptide repeat protein — protein MQNLHKEFPARSYMQQGVPFVVVMSLVTIIAILVNSGTFSSPFVFDDIPHIVFEGGRIRDLSNFLDLSGTRYVGELSIALNYYFGGLNVFGYHLVNVSIHIINGLLVWCLVTLIFRTPAMMAGASGREQLNGFIALAASLIFITHPVQTQAVTYIIQRFASLATLFYFLSLVLFLKWRLASGKRFRIIIYLLSISSAILAMKTKEISFTLPFMILLFEFTFFKDRRRHLYVFVPYLLTLAVIPLTLMDFHIPVSNIAGSLEGAAQNTLNISRGDYLLTQFRVIVTYIRLLVLPVNQNLDYDYPVYHSLSTPAVFLSFLFLLAILCLAVYLFVYSRRNGNVYLLLTSFGILWFFITLSVESSIIPIKDVIFEHRLYLPGAGFAMSSGSALLYGIEYWRERSGIRVSQMLAASIVIAVVVIPLSLLTFKRNLVWGNEVALWTDVVRKSPKKARGYDNLGAAYYKEGRIDEAINEYKTALMFKPDLVEAIYDLAVAYRKKGLYNEAIEQFKTFLRLRPESAPVHHLLGSVYSGQGRADEAIEEYRNALRLNPKLTEAHYDLGVAYYKKGLSNEAIEEFKTVLNLDADFAKAHNSLGFIFANMGKIDEAIGEFRAALRLNPDFSEARNNLVLAFKAKEIKERQR, from the coding sequence GTGCAAAATCTCCATAAGGAATTTCCGGCACGTTCTTACATGCAGCAGGGGGTTCCCTTTGTTGTAGTAATGTCTCTTGTCACCATAATTGCAATTCTTGTCAACTCCGGCACATTCTCATCCCCCTTCGTCTTTGACGACATCCCTCATATTGTCTTTGAAGGAGGCAGGATCAGAGATCTCTCCAATTTTCTTGATCTTTCAGGAACCAGATATGTGGGTGAACTATCTATTGCACTGAACTATTATTTCGGAGGACTTAACGTCTTTGGCTACCACCTGGTCAATGTCTCCATCCACATTATTAATGGCCTCCTTGTCTGGTGTTTAGTCACTTTGATATTCAGGACGCCGGCGATGATGGCAGGTGCATCCGGAAGGGAGCAGCTTAACGGTTTTATAGCACTTGCTGCGTCCCTGATCTTTATTACTCATCCGGTACAGACCCAGGCGGTCACATATATTATCCAGAGGTTTGCCTCCCTGGCGACGCTGTTTTATTTCTTATCACTGGTGCTTTTTCTGAAATGGAGACTCGCTTCCGGTAAGAGATTCAGGATTATCATCTATCTTCTTTCCATATCTTCTGCCATCCTTGCCATGAAGACCAAGGAGATCAGCTTTACCCTCCCCTTTATGATCCTTCTATTTGAATTCACATTTTTTAAGGACAGGAGGAGGCATCTGTACGTTTTTGTTCCATATCTTCTAACCCTTGCCGTCATTCCCCTGACCCTTATGGATTTCCATATACCTGTCAGCAACATTGCGGGAAGTCTGGAAGGGGCGGCTCAGAACACATTGAATATTTCAAGAGGTGATTATTTACTTACACAATTCCGGGTGATAGTTACATATATCAGATTGCTGGTTCTTCCTGTCAATCAGAATCTTGATTATGACTACCCCGTCTATCATTCCCTTTCTACACCTGCAGTCTTCTTATCCTTTCTGTTCCTTTTGGCTATCCTGTGTCTCGCTGTATATCTTTTTGTCTATTCCCGTAGGAACGGTAATGTGTATCTGCTGTTGACGTCCTTTGGCATCCTCTGGTTTTTTATAACCCTTTCAGTTGAATCAAGTATCATACCTATAAAGGATGTGATCTTTGAGCACAGACTCTATCTGCCTGGTGCGGGATTTGCTATGTCATCTGGTTCAGCGCTGCTGTATGGTATTGAATACTGGCGGGAGAGGTCAGGGATCAGGGTTTCTCAGATGCTTGCAGCCTCCATTGTGATAGCTGTTGTTGTCATTCCACTTTCCCTGCTTACGTTTAAAAGGAACCTTGTCTGGGGGAATGAAGTTGCCCTCTGGACAGATGTGGTGCGTAAAAGCCCTAAAAAGGCAAGGGGGTATGACAACCTCGGAGCTGCTTATTATAAGGAGGGTCGAATAGACGAGGCCATAAACGAATACAAGACTGCCTTAATGTTCAAGCCTGATCTTGTAGAGGCCATATATGACCTCGCAGTTGCCTACAGGAAAAAAGGCCTCTACAATGAGGCGATAGAACAATTCAAGACCTTTCTGAGACTCAGGCCTGAAAGTGCTCCGGTACACCATCTCCTCGGATCTGTCTATTCAGGACAGGGGAGGGCTGATGAAGCGATAGAAGAATACAGGAATGCCCTGCGGCTTAATCCGAAGCTGACAGAGGCCCATTACGACCTTGGGGTCGCTTACTATAAAAAGGGCCTTTCTAATGAGGCGATAGAGGAATTCAAGACCGTCTTAAATCTCGATGCTGACTTTGCCAAGGCCCACAACAGTCTTGGCTTTATCTTTGCAAATATGGGAAAGATAGACGAGGCGATAGGGGAATTCAGGGCAGCCTTAAGACTGAACCCTGATTTTTCTGAAGCCCGCAATAACCTCGTTTTGGCCTTCAAGGCAAAGGAAATAAAGGAAAGACAGAGATGA
- a CDS encoding formylglycine-generating enzyme family protein — MFLVILTIVSLLAGCSHQNFIVKKDLPADMVYIPAGSFEMGSSESDGKLGMAIGVDELPRHMVYVDDFYMDRYEVTNAQFLDFVLKVNDPYRPSHWVEREVFKKGEDNYPVVDVDWLDADSYCKWAGKRLPTEVEWEKAARGTDGRLWPWGNEYDTGKANTAESGRKWTAAVGSYPGDVSPYGVYDMAGNVREWTSEWYTPYPGNTVSAGHYTGPYRVLRGGSYETPLYRYTRTASRYAIRSTLATRGHNWHSDFDHGFRCAKSP, encoded by the coding sequence ATGTTCCTGGTGATCCTAACGATTGTATCTCTGCTGGCCGGCTGCAGTCATCAGAATTTTATTGTAAAGAAGGATCTGCCTGCTGACATGGTCTATATACCTGCCGGATCTTTTGAGATGGGAAGCAGTGAATCCGACGGCAAACTTGGTATGGCCATTGGAGTGGATGAACTTCCAAGGCATATGGTTTATGTAGATGATTTCTACATGGACCGCTATGAGGTTACTAATGCCCAGTTTTTAGACTTTGTGCTCAAGGTAAATGATCCCTATCGGCCAAGCCACTGGGTGGAGAGAGAGGTATTTAAAAAGGGCGAGGACAACTATCCTGTTGTTGATGTGGATTGGCTGGATGCCGATTCCTACTGCAAGTGGGCCGGGAAACGTCTTCCCACAGAGGTTGAGTGGGAGAAGGCAGCCCGTGGTACTGACGGCAGGCTATGGCCCTGGGGGAATGAATATGACACTGGAAAGGCAAACACCGCAGAGTCCGGGAGAAAGTGGACAGCGGCTGTTGGCAGCTATCCGGGGGATGTCAGTCCGTATGGTGTATATGACATGGCCGGTAATGTAAGAGAGTGGACGTCTGAGTGGTATACGCCTTATCCGGGAAATACTGTTTCAGCCGGCCATTATACCGGGCCTTATCGCGTACTGCGCGGCGGGTCCTATGAGACTCCCCTCTACAGGTATACAAGAACTGCCTCAAGATATGCTATAAGATCAACCCTTGCGACAAGGGGACATAACTGGCACAGCGATTTTGATCATGGCTTCAGGTGTGCAAAATCTCCATAA
- a CDS encoding SUMF1/EgtB/PvdO family nonheme iron enzyme: MMREVKPPAPPDGMAYIPEGWFLMGSNEKDGLLGLAVGVDEIPQHRVYLKGYYIDLYEVTVGEFRKFLDITGRRTPRIWKVEEWVKIYPVPKINHPMNAISWYDADDYCRWVGKRLPTEEEWEKAARGTDGRQWPWGNEPNVPEDLKANTLEALTSWTTPVGSYPQGVSPYGVYDMGGNVMEWTSSWYKPYPGSTLKREAFGEKYKVLRGGSFENPSVPFARTAYRHSVAPQWDHPGHGFRCALDAE; the protein is encoded by the coding sequence ATGATGAGAGAGGTCAAACCTCCTGCTCCGCCTGATGGGATGGCATACATCCCTGAAGGATGGTTTCTGATGGGGAGCAATGAGAAAGACGGCCTCCTGGGACTGGCAGTCGGGGTTGATGAAATCCCGCAGCACAGGGTGTATCTGAAGGGCTATTACATAGACCTGTATGAAGTTACCGTTGGGGAGTTCAGGAAGTTTCTTGATATAACAGGACGAAGGACCCCGCGGATATGGAAAGTTGAGGAGTGGGTTAAGATATATCCCGTACCAAAAATAAATCATCCAATGAACGCTATATCCTGGTATGATGCAGATGACTATTGCCGCTGGGTTGGGAAAAGACTTCCAACTGAAGAAGAGTGGGAAAAGGCCGCAAGGGGTACAGACGGCCGCCAGTGGCCCTGGGGCAACGAACCAAACGTTCCAGAGGATTTAAAAGCCAATACATTAGAGGCCCTGACAAGCTGGACAACACCTGTTGGAAGTTATCCGCAGGGGGTGAGCCCCTACGGGGTTTATGATATGGGGGGAAATGTGATGGAATGGACCTCTTCCTGGTATAAGCCCTATCCAGGGAGCACCCTGAAGCGTGAGGCATTTGGAGAAAAATATAAGGTTCTGCGCGGCGGCTCATTTGAAAACCCCTCTGTGCCTTTTGCCAGAACTGCCTACAGACATTCAGTAGCCCCGCAGTGGGATCATCCCGGCCACGGATTCCGATGTGCCCTGGATGCTGAGTAA
- a CDS encoding formylglycine-generating enzyme family protein, with protein MLFLLSQVVAMALVMVIASTAKAEEVSSAGNHYPPLEDGMVLIPSGEFLMGSSENDGQVGTSVGVDEIPLHKVSLDSYFIDRYEVTNGEYKLFVRATGHPPPVDIKEGLYSWKDGSPPEGQDDIPVTYVSWYDAEAYCRWAGKRLPTEEQWEKAARGTDHRQWPWGNDFKGEYCNSKYTGPGRILVPGSLPEDVSPYGVYDMCGNVGEWTSSWFLPYPGSSLTRESYGKIYRIGRGGSWVMPALPYSRSAYRSNTYEPEYKHRGLGFRCVKDAE; from the coding sequence GTGCTTTTTTTATTGTCTCAGGTAGTTGCAATGGCTCTGGTGATGGTAATTGCATCAACAGCGAAGGCAGAAGAAGTATCATCAGCAGGCAATCACTATCCACCATTAGAAGACGGGATGGTTCTGATCCCTTCCGGAGAGTTCCTCATGGGCAGCTCAGAAAATGATGGACAAGTAGGGACATCTGTAGGGGTAGATGAGATTCCACTGCACAAGGTGTCTCTGGATAGCTATTTCATAGACAGATATGAAGTGACTAATGGTGAATATAAATTATTCGTAAGGGCAACCGGCCATCCCCCACCGGTGGATATTAAAGAAGGCTTATATTCGTGGAAGGATGGTTCTCCACCGGAAGGCCAGGACGATATCCCGGTTACATACGTCAGTTGGTATGATGCTGAAGCCTACTGCCGCTGGGCCGGAAAGAGACTCCCGACTGAGGAGCAGTGGGAGAAGGCTGCACGGGGTACAGACCATCGTCAGTGGCCCTGGGGGAATGATTTTAAAGGAGAGTATTGTAATTCAAAATATACAGGACCGGGCAGAATTCTTGTACCGGGGAGTCTGCCGGAAGATGTCAGTCCTTATGGGGTCTATGATATGTGTGGAAATGTCGGGGAGTGGACGTCATCATGGTTCCTTCCGTATCCTGGGAGTTCACTTACGCGGGAATCCTATGGTAAGATATACAGGATTGGCAGGGGGGGCTCATGGGTTATGCCAGCCCTTCCATACAGCAGGTCGGCCTATCGCTCCAATACCTATGAGCCGGAATATAAACATCGCGGACTCGGTTTCAGATGTGTGAAGGATGCGGAATAA